A window of Thermus oshimai DSM 12092 contains these coding sequences:
- a CDS encoding toprim domain-containing protein yields MRDLHGLLLERVDELVPELLPGARRVGDEWRAGSVRGERGDSLAVDRRKGLWIDHDPSAPEPRQGNLLTLIQAAKGLSPEEARRWAREWLGLPSPSLRSPGRRKGGKGRGSGPREPERLSPQVLGSSGTQEPGADPFDNPRFRDLLLPKGEDGTPLAPASEEVLKRLTSRLLRTPEAMGYLEGRGLDARAARRFYLGLEDTARATAALAYPVIGPDGIPVRRHLYYEVPGLTRDAPGKGWGKGRPTSYWAIPPFEGPSPRRRLFVCEGAKDGWALWHRLHLQPWAQDLAVVTSTHGSALPEAWKDPLFWAPWEEVYLGQDSDPAGEEMARKVAGLAGRPVRRVRVPEGMGKDWTDYFLAGGTPEGFRLLLEGAEVWEPEASGDRIQLPDPVDVNRAFVGGHLYVPVRILENRGEEGARYRTVVVRSDGIVLGWGYLPAPPGTPPEDRVLALDDGTIIRRPPRAPVSASWSAEAINRFLEARKAGRSAMTVDPRALPRLIERHLRQVVLPGEDGYLLAALGVMTSYVQAVFEAVPLFLVVGPPGSGKTEFARLMAELGANGTVVTGQTSAATAARIIDETGGLVAFDDLEEVRQRSGSAEASQLEQFLKVSYKKETALKAWTDTKGMRVLTLNFFGVKVITNTQGTGEILGSRMLVIRTARLRELAKGGRPEGLPPEVLRELRDNLYVWAMENAAALHALYRERFAGKGERLEEIAAPLRTIARHLGDEELVARLEEALRRQEGRLEEVPSDTDVLETALKEVIRQGYRTHVALVHVVFEARRLVGDDWGRERTVDIPRWRDPRWVGQIARNYGWAAPEKAVRPRLWDRQFRIMRLEPDFVERVVREFLEAGVPLEPPKQPLAFCLNTPCTECAYLHFCDLKGEKEAWIKKYGEAKANQRKRQLEEEFRAEVGSLHVPLPDGGWDKGGGENPGAQVPKSPGSQEPGSPRPGAPEAPGDPQRR; encoded by the coding sequence GGCCTCTGGATCGACCACGACCCCTCCGCCCCCGAGCCCCGGCAGGGGAACCTCCTCACCCTGATCCAGGCGGCGAAGGGCCTCTCCCCGGAGGAAGCGCGGCGCTGGGCCCGGGAGTGGCTCGGCCTCCCCAGCCCCTCCCTCCGCTCCCCGGGGAGGCGGAAGGGCGGGAAGGGCAGGGGCTCCGGTCCCCGGGAGCCCGAGCGCCTGAGCCCCCAGGTGCTTGGGTCTTCAGGTACCCAGGAACCCGGGGCGGACCCCTTCGACAACCCCCGCTTCCGGGACCTCCTCCTCCCCAAGGGCGAGGACGGGACTCCCCTGGCCCCGGCCTCTGAGGAGGTCCTGAAGCGGCTGACCTCCCGCCTCCTCCGCACCCCGGAGGCGATGGGCTACCTGGAGGGGCGCGGCCTGGACGCCCGGGCGGCCCGCCGCTTCTATCTGGGCTTGGAGGACACCGCCCGGGCCACCGCCGCCCTGGCCTACCCGGTGATCGGACCGGACGGGATCCCGGTTCGCCGCCACCTCTACTACGAGGTCCCCGGCCTCACCCGGGACGCCCCCGGCAAGGGGTGGGGGAAGGGGAGGCCCACCAGCTACTGGGCCATCCCCCCCTTCGAGGGCCCCTCCCCCCGCCGTCGGCTCTTCGTGTGCGAGGGGGCCAAGGACGGCTGGGCCCTTTGGCATCGCCTCCACCTCCAACCCTGGGCCCAGGACCTGGCGGTGGTGACCTCCACCCACGGCTCCGCCCTCCCCGAGGCATGGAAGGACCCCCTGTTCTGGGCTCCCTGGGAGGAGGTGTACCTGGGCCAGGACTCGGACCCCGCCGGGGAGGAGATGGCCCGGAAGGTGGCCGGACTGGCGGGCAGGCCCGTCCGCCGGGTGCGCGTCCCCGAGGGGATGGGCAAGGACTGGACGGACTACTTCCTCGCCGGGGGGACCCCCGAGGGCTTCCGCCTCCTCCTGGAAGGGGCCGAAGTCTGGGAGCCGGAGGCCTCCGGGGACAGGATCCAGCTCCCCGACCCCGTGGACGTGAACCGGGCCTTCGTGGGGGGGCACCTCTACGTCCCGGTTCGGATCCTGGAGAACCGGGGAGAGGAAGGGGCCCGCTACCGCACCGTGGTGGTCCGCTCCGACGGGATCGTCCTGGGCTGGGGCTACCTCCCCGCCCCGCCCGGCACCCCCCCGGAGGACCGGGTGCTCGCTCTGGACGACGGCACCATCATCCGCAGGCCCCCCAGGGCCCCCGTGAGCGCCTCGTGGAGCGCCGAGGCCATCAACCGCTTCCTGGAGGCCCGCAAGGCGGGCAGGAGCGCCATGACCGTGGACCCCCGGGCCCTGCCCCGGCTCATCGAGCGCCACCTCCGCCAGGTGGTCCTCCCCGGGGAGGACGGCTACCTCCTCGCGGCCCTCGGGGTCATGACCTCCTACGTGCAGGCGGTCTTCGAGGCCGTGCCCCTCTTCCTGGTGGTGGGTCCGCCGGGCTCGGGGAAGACGGAGTTCGCCCGGCTCATGGCCGAGCTGGGGGCCAACGGGACGGTGGTCACGGGCCAGACCTCCGCCGCCACCGCCGCCCGGATCATCGACGAGACCGGGGGCCTGGTGGCCTTCGATGACCTGGAGGAGGTGCGCCAGCGCTCGGGGAGCGCCGAGGCCTCCCAGCTGGAGCAGTTCCTCAAGGTCTCCTACAAGAAGGAGACCGCCCTCAAGGCCTGGACCGACACCAAGGGCATGCGGGTCCTCACCCTCAACTTCTTCGGCGTGAAGGTCATCACCAACACCCAGGGGACGGGGGAGATCCTGGGGAGCAGGATGCTGGTGATCCGCACCGCCCGCCTCCGGGAGCTGGCCAAGGGAGGCCGCCCCGAGGGGCTCCCCCCGGAGGTTCTCCGGGAGCTTCGCGACAACCTCTACGTCTGGGCCATGGAGAACGCCGCGGCCCTCCACGCCCTCTACCGCGAGCGCTTCGCCGGGAAGGGGGAGCGCCTGGAGGAGATCGCCGCTCCCTTGCGGACCATCGCCCGCCACCTGGGGGACGAGGAGCTGGTGGCCCGCCTGGAGGAGGCCCTGAGGCGGCAGGAGGGCCGCCTGGAGGAGGTGCCCTCGGACACGGACGTCCTGGAGACGGCCCTCAAGGAGGTGATCCGCCAGGGGTACAGGACCCACGTGGCCCTGGTCCACGTGGTCTTCGAGGCCCGGAGGCTGGTGGGGGACGACTGGGGGCGGGAGCGGACCGTGGACATCCCCAGGTGGCGGGATCCCAGGTGGGTGGGCCAGATCGCCCGCAACTACGGCTGGGCTGCCCCGGAGAAGGCCGTGAGGCCCAGGCTCTGGGACAGGCAGTTCCGCATCATGCGCCTGGAGCCCGATTTCGTGGAGCGGGTGGTGCGGGAGTTCCTGGAGGCGGGGGTCCCCCTGGAGCCCCCCAAGCAGCCCCTGGCCTTCTGCTTGAACACCCCTTGCACGGAGTGTGCCTACCTGCACTTCTGCGACCTCAAGGGGGAGAAGGAGGCCTGGATCAAGAAGTACGGTGAGGCCAAGGCGAACCAGCGCAAGCGTCAGCTGGAGGAGGAGTTCCGGGCCGAGGTGGGCTCCCTCCACGTCCCCCTCCCGGACGGGGGCTGGGACAAGGGGGGCGGCGAGAACCCAGGTGCTCAGGTACCTAAGTCCCCAGGTTCTCAGGAGCCCGGGAGCCCGAGGCCAGGGGCCCCGGAGGCCCCCGGCGACCCACAGAGGAGGTGA